One window from the genome of Anolis carolinensis isolate JA03-04 unplaced genomic scaffold, rAnoCar3.1.pri scaffold_54, whole genome shotgun sequence encodes:
- the LOC103282457 gene encoding asialoglycoprotein receptor 1: protein MATKAVSNCINSTVWTHPLTLLFFTPGRKLNADLSGMQGNLKSINQTLFSELASLKEKGASEAKLVAKINAMAKNLTEEVKEAKTQFRDQISKLQSAVLTMNCELEDAKHNRTGTSKRICCPKGWFPFARNCYWFSNSEKTWEEAKLDCENKEAHLAIITTYLEKMFVVQHTKPHNFWIGLSFVNRTWKWVDGTAYAMRRIDWRPQEPNNFSFLVPMESADCVHIYRDGLWSDEHCQYRYNWVCEMEAKG, encoded by the exons atggcaactaaagcggtgtcaaactgcattaactctacagtgtggaCGCACCCACTGACTCTGCTCTTCTTCACTCCAGGGCGCAAGCTGAACGCGGATTTGTCAGGAATGCAGGGAAACCTCAAGAGCATCAACCAGACCCTTTTCTCAGAGTTGGCTTCTCTGAAGGAAAAAG GAGCAAGTGAAGCTAAATTGGTGGCAAAGATCAACGCGATGGCCAAAAACCTGACCGAGGAGGTGAAGGAAG CAAAGACGCAGTTCCGGGATCAGATCTCAAAGCTGCAAAGTGCAGTCCTCACAATGAATTGTGAGCTGGAGGATGCGAAACACAACCGCACAG GAACCAGTAAAAGGATCTGCTGCCCGAAAGGCTGGTTCCCTTTTGCCCGGAACTGCTATTGGTTCTCAAATTCGGAAAAAACCTGGGAAGAAGCAAAACTGGATTGTGAAAATAAGGAGGCCCACCTGGCCATCATCACTACGTACCTGGAAAAG ATGTTTGTGGTGCAACACACCAAGCCTCACAACTTCTGGATCGGGCTGTCCTTTGTCAACAGGACCTGGAAATGGGTGGACGGGACGGCCTACGCCATGCGCAGGAT AGACTGGCGGCCCCAGGAGCCCAACAACTTCTCCTTCCTGGTGCCCATGGAGAGTGCGGACTGCGTCCACATCTATCGGGACGGCCTCTGGAGCGACGAGCATTGCCAGTACCGCTATAACTGGGTCTGCGAGATGGAGGCCAAGGGCTAA